In Lacrimispora indolis DSM 755, a genomic segment contains:
- a CDS encoding SDR family NAD(P)-dependent oxidoreductase encodes MAAFTQQQIEDFDIKNYYSLKGQTAVVTGGATGLGLAITRCLVNAGARVVVLSMESPEQAAPALEEFGSRTVYYTFNITDTDRTQEMADRILKEQGPVSILINNAGNHCKKFIWEMSVEEYVSVLNVHLVGAFALTKAFVPQMKELGHGRILFQASMTSYIGQPQVSGYSTAKAGYLGLIHTLTAELAEFGITVNAIAPGWIDTPMFHKATDTDPVRFAKIMGRIPAKTVGDPMDVGMCAAFLCSDAARYISGSCIPVDGGALIGF; translated from the coding sequence ATGGCTGCATTTACGCAACAGCAGATTGAAGATTTTGATATAAAGAACTACTACTCTTTAAAAGGGCAGACGGCCGTTGTGACAGGAGGAGCTACGGGACTTGGACTGGCAATTACCCGATGTCTTGTTAACGCAGGTGCCAGGGTCGTTGTGCTCAGCATGGAGTCTCCGGAGCAGGCGGCTCCCGCCTTGGAAGAGTTTGGCAGCCGGACAGTATATTACACGTTTAATATTACGGATACCGACCGGACACAGGAGATGGCGGACCGGATCCTTAAGGAACAGGGGCCGGTCAGTATATTGATTAATAATGCAGGAAACCACTGTAAAAAGTTCATATGGGAAATGAGCGTGGAAGAATACGTAAGCGTACTGAATGTCCATCTGGTAGGTGCATTTGCCCTGACAAAAGCGTTTGTTCCCCAGATGAAGGAGCTGGGACATGGACGAATCCTGTTCCAGGCCAGCATGACAAGCTACATCGGACAACCCCAGGTTTCCGGATATTCCACAGCCAAGGCAGGATATCTGGGGCTGATTCATACCCTGACTGCAGAACTTGCAGAATTTGGCATCACAGTAAATGCCATTGCCCCAGGCTGGATCGATACGCCTATGTTCCATAAAGCGACTGATACGGATCCGGTACGTTTCGCTAAAATCATGGGACGCATTCCTGCAAAAACCGTAGGCGATCCTATGGATGTGGGAATGTGCGCTGCGTTTCTTTGCAGCGATGCGGCGCGCTACATAAGTGGAAGCTGTATTCCCGTAGACGGCGGTGCATTAATCGGCTTTTAA
- a CDS encoding GntR family transcriptional regulator: MFLQIDFNSDEAIYIQLRNQIIIGIARSSIREGDPLPSVRQMADNIGINMHTVNKAYSVLKQEGFVKLDRRKGAVVSLDVDKIQVLDEMRRDLSVVLARGVCKNVSCEEVHQLVDEIFQSFLKGQSEE, from the coding sequence ATGTTCTTGCAAATTGATTTTAACAGTGATGAAGCGATCTACATCCAGCTTCGGAACCAGATAATCATAGGAATCGCCAGGTCAAGTATAAGAGAAGGTGACCCCCTGCCTTCCGTGCGCCAGATGGCCGACAACATAGGTATAAATATGCATACGGTAAATAAGGCGTACTCTGTTCTGAAACAGGAAGGATTTGTCAAGCTGGACCGCCGCAAGGGTGCCGTTGTGTCCCTGGACGTGGATAAAATTCAGGTCCTTGATGAAATGCGCAGAGATTTAAGCGTTGTGCTTGCCAGAGGAGTCTGTAAAAATGTGTCATGTGAAGAGGTTCATCAGCTGGTTGACGAAATATTCCAGTCATTTTTAAAAGGCCAGAGTGAAGAGTGA
- a CDS encoding substrate-binding domain-containing protein: MKKRATIKDIASLAGVSLGTVHLALNNKPGVSAATRDRICTLAREMDYHPNIVAASLKRKTLRLAACFPGVDEDNRFYYPQLWNGLRAYVETLYDYNINCQEFSYPENWKEERLTGAKSRALKELTALLEAGELDGLVIQGNSCPYTEEQLRRYVENGLALALVDTDIPESGRLCCVAADYDSIGRTMAEQVSGRIPSCGSILLCAGKMAYPSHRLIEKGFDDYLRENHHRNLVYKEHSNQIDEESYQNILAYINRPDVAAACCVSSRSSVMLGRALEESGRAGELVAVGSDLFVENKEFLRRGTFHNLVQKNPYAQSFLATKFLMDYLLRDILPDELFVVGSQMIFRSNMALYDKNSLRFLE, from the coding sequence ATGAAGAAAAGGGCTACAATCAAAGACATAGCAAGCCTGGCAGGAGTATCACTTGGAACGGTTCACCTGGCACTGAACAATAAACCGGGGGTAAGTGCGGCAACCCGTGACCGCATCTGTACCCTGGCGAGGGAGATGGATTATCATCCGAATATAGTGGCAGCATCCTTAAAAAGAAAAACTCTGCGTCTGGCAGCATGCTTTCCGGGTGTTGATGAAGATAACCGGTTTTACTATCCCCAGCTATGGAATGGTTTGCGTGCCTATGTGGAAACCTTGTATGACTATAACATTAACTGCCAGGAATTTTCTTATCCGGAAAACTGGAAGGAAGAGCGGTTAACAGGAGCAAAAAGCAGGGCACTGAAGGAATTGACGGCCCTTTTGGAGGCTGGGGAGCTTGATGGGCTTGTGATCCAGGGGAACAGCTGCCCGTATACAGAGGAGCAGCTGCGCAGATACGTGGAAAACGGCCTTGCACTTGCTCTGGTTGACACGGATATCCCGGAAAGCGGACGTTTATGCTGTGTTGCAGCCGATTATGACAGCATCGGACGCACCATGGCAGAACAGGTATCAGGAAGGATCCCTTCCTGCGGCAGCATTCTGCTTTGTGCTGGAAAAATGGCATATCCTTCTCATCGCTTGATTGAAAAGGGATTTGATGATTATTTGCGTGAGAACCACCACCGGAATCTGGTGTACAAAGAGCATTCCAATCAGATTGATGAAGAATCTTACCAGAACATTCTGGCATATATTAACCGGCCGGATGTAGCTGCGGCATGCTGTGTTTCCTCCAGATCCAGCGTGATGTTGGGGCGGGCGCTGGAAGAGAGCGGCAGAGCAGGGGAGCTGGTAGCCGTAGGGAGTGATTTATTTGTGGAAAACAAGGAATTTCTTCGCAGAGGTACGTTTCATAATCTGGTTCAGAAAAACCCTTATGCCCAGTCCTTTCTGGCAACTAAATTTTTGATGGATTATCTGCTTCGGGATATCCTCCCGGATGAACTGTTTGTTGTGGGCAGTCAGATGATTTTCAGAAGCAATATGGCCCTGTATGATAAAAATTCGCTGCGCTTTCTGGAATAA
- a CDS encoding cadherin-like beta sandwich domain-containing protein, translated as MNRKLKKLTAGLMLACMIAMAGPAGQMVSWAADAKIAFSDPSVMVGNEVTVNMKVTSDSALGTAEIMLAYDPNILEFVSGTNANGGAGAIKVLGTMDSADQKTFSFTLKFKALQAGNTQISVTSQEIYDVDSQALSLSKQGNSSVKVTSPATYSKDATLKSLKISPGTLTPGFSASVDSYTAEVDANTTDLVVNAVAANAGAHVTLQGDKGLKAGENQVVVKVTAEDGQTVKNYTIQVKKAEGGETPPATEGSSETSEAEFGAVTVTIDGTEYSIASSFDESALPEGFEAGTYSYKGTEVMSGKGLEKDLLLLYLKDAGGNGGFYIYNEGADTWSQFVQVETVAKAIVIIPLDGDAVIPEGFRERQADIDGVRVTSWVENSEAEPQYCLFYAMNWNGEKYFYRYDLSEKTIQRYYASGVSNDEYVKMANTYNDLTKDYRMQFYILIVVSVVALGLLVAVIFLVRKGSGSGPGRNGRDSSGKGREPKAADDRVWAEPEEEIPTSRIKRYTREEFDKESSKTGSINAESSEGDIPKAKIRSEYEEEYMDELEYRGAGEQEAKEEDDFIMEGSLEDLERDLSASVEKPPVKHKGKDDPRPDHKEPKRFKEALEPSEDEDDFEFLDLDD; from the coding sequence ATGAATAGGAAACTGAAAAAACTGACGGCTGGTTTGATGCTGGCCTGTATGATTGCCATGGCCGGTCCTGCCGGACAGATGGTATCCTGGGCCGCAGATGCCAAGATCGCATTTTCCGACCCATCGGTCATGGTTGGGAACGAAGTGACGGTAAACATGAAAGTGACCAGTGACAGTGCCCTGGGTACGGCGGAAATCATGCTGGCTTATGATCCCAATATTCTGGAATTTGTCAGCGGAACCAATGCAAACGGCGGCGCAGGGGCTATTAAGGTTTTGGGAACCATGGATTCAGCCGATCAGAAAACCTTTAGCTTTACTTTAAAATTTAAAGCCCTTCAGGCAGGAAATACCCAGATCAGCGTAACCTCCCAGGAAATCTATGATGTGGATTCCCAGGCTCTTTCCTTAAGCAAGCAAGGAAACTCGTCGGTAAAGGTCACGTCACCTGCCACGTATTCAAAGGATGCAACTTTGAAATCATTAAAGATTTCTCCGGGAACACTGACTCCTGGGTTTTCTGCCTCTGTTGACAGCTATACGGCGGAGGTTGACGCAAACACAACGGACCTGGTGGTCAATGCGGTGGCAGCCAATGCCGGAGCCCATGTGACCCTTCAGGGCGACAAGGGCTTAAAGGCCGGAGAAAACCAGGTGGTTGTAAAAGTGACCGCTGAGGATGGGCAGACAGTTAAGAATTATACCATTCAGGTGAAAAAAGCAGAGGGCGGAGAAACGCCTCCTGCCACAGAAGGAAGCTCGGAAACGTCTGAAGCTGAATTCGGAGCTGTAACGGTGACCATTGACGGAACCGAATACAGCATTGCTTCATCTTTTGACGAATCAGCACTTCCGGAAGGCTTTGAGGCAGGGACCTATTCCTATAAGGGAACCGAAGTCATGTCCGGAAAAGGACTGGAAAAGGATCTTCTTCTGCTTTATTTAAAGGATGCAGGAGGAAACGGCGGATTCTATATTTATAACGAAGGAGCAGATACCTGGTCACAGTTTGTGCAGGTAGAGACTGTTGCAAAGGCCATTGTTATCATTCCTCTTGACGGGGATGCGGTGATTCCCGAAGGATTCCGTGAACGCCAGGCCGATATTGACGGCGTGCGGGTCACCAGCTGGGTGGAAAACTCAGAGGCTGAGCCTCAGTATTGTCTTTTCTATGCCATGAACTGGAACGGAGAGAAGTATTTCTACCGTTATGATCTTTCCGAAAAGACCATCCAAAGATACTATGCTTCCGGGGTTTCCAATGATGAATATGTGAAAATGGCCAACACATACAATGATCTGACCAAAGATTACCGGATGCAGTTCTATATTCTCATTGTGGTGAGCGTCGTTGCCCTCGGCCTTCTGGTCGCTGTGATCTTCCTCGTAAGAAAAGGAAGCGGATCAGGCCCTGGACGGAATGGCAGGGATAGTTCGGGAAAAGGAAGGGAACCAAAAGCGGCTGATGACAGAGTGTGGGCTGAGCCGGAGGAAGAGATCCCCACAAGCAGGATCAAAAGGTATACCAGGGAAGAATTTGACAAAGAGAGCTCCAAAACCGGAAGCATTAATGCGGAAAGCTCCGAAGGTGATATCCCCAAAGCCAAGATAAGATCGGAATATGAGGAAGAATATATGGACGAGCTTGAATACAGGGGTGCCGGAGAACAGGAAGCAAAGGAAGAGGATGATTTTATCATGGAAGGAAGCTTAGAAGACCTGGAACGTGATCTGTCTGCTTCCGTAGAAAAGCCTCCGGTGAAGCACAAAGGAAAGGACGACCCAAGGCCGGACCATAAGGAACCGAAACGCTTTAAGGAAGCCCTAGAGCCTTCAGAGGACGAAGACGACTTTGAGTTTTTGGATTTAGATGATTAA
- a CDS encoding dockerin type I domain-containing protein has protein sequence MKKYKKARKMALILASVLVMDSYAGVVSPYINAYAYTEKAATVNATSLNVRSGPGTTYGIVTKLTNGASVTVIDEKNASDGALWYQIRVSGSGGQTVTGYVSKSFLRFPASYTNDADFESRLTAEGFPESYKVKLRALHAQYPKWVFRAQHTNLDWSTAVKEESQAGKTLVHTNSLSSWKSTVDGAYNWDTSTWIGYDGSTWVTASEDIVKYYMDPRNFLDETNVFQFMTHTYDSGKHRLEGLKTMVKGTFLSGESAGGSSGSAPGSTDSSSGGGTVTGPGAVVGPGAAISPTTGSEPESGSGSGNVSLEGPQASITPKNLPILMEYGPGATLTGPSSSNTTGTVTGSSDYVNMIMNAAAQSGVNPYVLVAMIIQEQGSSGTGKSVSGTEPGYEGYYNFFNIEAYQSGTMTAVQRGLWWASQSGSYERPWNSPEKSILGGAFYYGNNYVKVGQDTFYLKKFNVQGSNLYKHQYMTNVQGAASEGAVYSKAYNSDMKQTELEFKIPVYNNMPDNACSQPTGDGNPNNKLSGLSVEGFAMTPTFSRDTLEYNLIVDPGVSNINVYATPLSSLASVGGTGSIALSSGNNDIKVSVTAQNGSVRQYVLHVVRQNNGPTYSSGVGANPDGSSSSGQGSSTGSNTSSGPGSSTGPGVSKPSGTDNAGTPGGSNVTIAPDGSTNISVQTSTGVISQGPGTDVKVTEAASGGPQQTQASSAADQSAAYTKGDINGDGKINSLDVLKLQRYLLGLETIPEKGKLAADFNGDGKVNSQDLLLLQKKILGL, from the coding sequence ATGAAAAAGTATAAAAAAGCTCGTAAGATGGCCCTAATTCTGGCCAGTGTCCTGGTGATGGACTCTTATGCGGGAGTTGTTTCGCCATACATAAATGCGTACGCCTATACGGAAAAGGCAGCAACGGTAAATGCCACCTCGCTGAATGTGAGAAGCGGCCCTGGTACGACCTATGGCATTGTTACAAAATTAACGAATGGGGCCTCCGTGACTGTAATCGATGAAAAAAATGCTTCGGATGGAGCCCTTTGGTATCAGATCCGGGTGTCGGGCTCCGGCGGACAGACGGTCACCGGATATGTTTCTAAAAGCTTTCTTCGGTTTCCGGCGTCCTATACCAATGATGCAGATTTTGAATCCCGTCTTACGGCAGAGGGATTTCCGGAAAGCTATAAGGTGAAGCTGCGTGCTCTCCATGCCCAGTATCCCAAGTGGGTGTTCCGCGCCCAGCATACGAATCTGGACTGGAGCACAGCTGTTAAGGAGGAGAGCCAGGCAGGAAAGACCCTGGTCCACACCAACAGCCTGTCATCCTGGAAGTCCACAGTAGACGGCGCTTACAACTGGGATACCAGCACATGGATCGGATACGACGGAAGCACCTGGGTCACCGCTTCTGAAGATATTGTGAAATATTATATGGACCCCAGAAATTTCCTTGATGAGACCAATGTATTCCAGTTTATGACCCATACCTATGACAGCGGCAAGCACAGGTTGGAAGGGTTAAAGACCATGGTAAAGGGGACGTTTTTATCGGGTGAATCTGCCGGCGGAAGCAGCGGTAGTGCGCCGGGCAGTACGGACAGTTCTTCCGGCGGCGGTACCGTCACAGGACCGGGAGCAGTGGTTGGGCCCGGAGCAGCGATCAGTCCAACCACCGGTTCAGAGCCGGAATCCGGTTCTGGTTCAGGAAATGTAAGTCTGGAAGGGCCTCAGGCCTCCATTACGCCGAAAAATCTTCCTATACTCATGGAATACGGGCCTGGAGCCACCCTTACGGGGCCGTCATCCTCCAATACGACTGGAACAGTCACAGGCAGCAGCGACTATGTGAATATGATCATGAATGCGGCTGCCCAGTCCGGGGTGAACCCTTACGTTCTTGTGGCCATGATCATTCAGGAGCAGGGCTCTTCAGGCACAGGCAAAAGCGTTTCAGGAACAGAGCCTGGATATGAGGGGTATTATAATTTTTTTAATATAGAAGCATATCAGTCCGGAACCATGACTGCGGTACAAAGAGGCTTATGGTGGGCATCTCAGTCCGGCAGTTATGAAAGGCCATGGAATTCACCTGAAAAATCAATTTTAGGCGGAGCTTTTTATTATGGTAATAACTATGTAAAAGTTGGGCAGGATACCTTTTATCTGAAGAAGTTTAATGTACAGGGGTCCAACTTATATAAACACCAGTATATGACCAATGTACAGGGAGCTGCATCAGAAGGTGCTGTTTATTCAAAGGCCTATAACAGTGACATGAAACAGACAGAGCTTGAATTTAAGATCCCTGTCTATAACAACATGCCCGATAATGCCTGCAGCCAGCCTACCGGCGACGGAAATCCCAACAATAAGCTGTCCGGTTTAAGCGTGGAAGGATTCGCCATGACTCCCACCTTTAGCCGCGATACCCTGGAATACAACTTAATCGTAGATCCTGGCGTATCAAATATCAATGTGTATGCGACTCCTCTCAGTTCCCTGGCTTCTGTGGGCGGAACCGGATCGATCGCTCTTTCAAGCGGCAATAATGATATAAAGGTGTCTGTTACCGCTCAAAACGGCAGTGTCAGACAATACGTCCTTCATGTGGTGCGCCAGAACAACGGCCCCACCTATTCTTCAGGCGTGGGCGCAAACCCCGACGGAAGCAGTTCTTCCGGACAAGGCAGCAGCACCGGCAGCAATACCTCTTCAGGACCTGGCAGCAGCACGGGACCGGGAGTATCCAAACCTTCCGGCACGGACAATGCGGGCACGCCGGGGGGAAGCAATGTGACCATAGCGCCGGATGGCTCTACGAACATTTCCGTACAGACTTCTACGGGAGTTATATCCCAGGGACCCGGAACAGACGTTAAGGTAACGGAGGCTGCTTCCGGCGGTCCCCAGCAGACACAGGCTTCTTCTGCTGCCGATCAGTCTGCTGCATATACAAAAGGTGATATCAATGGAGACGGGAAAATAAACAGCCTGGATGTTCTCAAGCTTCAGCGCTACCTTCTTGGCCTGGAAACCATACCGGAGAAGGGAAAGCTGGCCGCTGATTTTAATGGAGACGGCAAAGTGAATTCTCAGGATCTTCTGCTTTTGCAGAAAAAAATCCTCGGACTTTAA
- a CDS encoding UvrB/UvrC motif-containing protein, with protein MLCERCKIREANIQYTEVVNGTKKEHHFCAQCAKEMDFGVYAAIFDGEFPLGKLLSGLLGIEDKSQGPDKLHQIVCPSCGTSYDEFVRDSRFGCADCYSVFGPLMEDSLKQLHGNLVHTGKTPVYQKPDHLSSVLGTGGNSGQEKENSAGKAPDPKAMGNHEEIFQWDAKLKEALRFEDYETAAVCRDKIKELKKGNETNA; from the coding sequence ATGTTATGTGAAAGATGTAAGATTCGCGAAGCAAATATACAATATACAGAAGTTGTAAATGGCACAAAGAAAGAACATCATTTCTGTGCCCAATGTGCAAAAGAGATGGATTTTGGTGTGTACGCAGCCATTTTTGACGGGGAGTTCCCCTTAGGAAAGCTGCTTTCCGGCCTTTTGGGAATCGAAGACAAATCTCAGGGGCCTGATAAGCTTCATCAGATCGTTTGTCCGTCCTGCGGCACCAGCTATGATGAGTTTGTAAGAGACAGCAGGTTTGGCTGTGCGGACTGCTACAGTGTCTTTGGCCCACTTATGGAGGACAGCTTAAAGCAGCTTCATGGAAATCTGGTCCATACGGGAAAAACACCGGTTTACCAAAAGCCGGATCATCTGTCGTCAGTCTTGGGAACAGGCGGAAATTCCGGCCAGGAAAAGGAGAACTCTGCAGGCAAGGCGCCAGATCCCAAAGCCATGGGTAATCATGAAGAGATCTTTCAGTGGGATGCCAAATTAAAAGAGGCTTTACGCTTTGAAGATTATGAGACGGCAGCTGTATGCCGTGATAAGATAAAAGAGCTGAAGAAAGGAAATGAGACAAATGCTTAG
- a CDS encoding UxaA family hydrolase, which translates to MNRGGTDVDLQDVRWLGYGRKNGIKGIRNRVLVIYTVKCSEFVARQIVEKAGSPDVELVGFDGCTDNQYAVNLLISLIRHPNIGGVLAVGLGCEYVQPEWLFRIAKEEGKEADWLFIQEVGGTRLSVEKGLACVNHMLEALKKVPRVEMGFSDLVIGAECGGSDYTSGLAGNVVVGRFYDKLVDLGGTAVFEEIVEAIGLVDLLTSRAADENAGNEIRYTYEKALDYCRSVRQYSVSPGNFAGGLSTIEEKSMGAVIKSGSRPIQGVVKVSGTVPGPGLWLLDSTPDPYWMQFGITNPNDNEGLMDLISCGAHLVFLVTGRGNVVGSAVSPCIKITGNHETYHRMEEDMDFDASPVLMGECSQDELALKLAYLVKETAAGQMTKSEALGHREYFVPYKYQEKQVTFKRNCEE; encoded by the coding sequence ATGAATAGAGGAGGGACAGATGTGGATTTGCAGGATGTGCGCTGGCTTGGATATGGGCGAAAGAACGGCATAAAGGGGATCAGAAACCGGGTGCTGGTTATTTATACGGTAAAATGCAGCGAATTTGTAGCCAGACAGATCGTGGAAAAGGCAGGCAGCCCTGATGTGGAGCTGGTTGGATTTGACGGTTGTACAGACAATCAATATGCGGTGAATCTGTTGATCAGCCTCATCCGCCATCCGAATATAGGCGGTGTGCTTGCAGTCGGATTAGGCTGCGAATACGTACAGCCGGAATGGCTTTTCAGGATTGCAAAAGAAGAAGGAAAAGAGGCAGACTGGCTGTTCATTCAGGAAGTGGGAGGAACCCGCTTATCAGTGGAAAAGGGGCTGGCCTGCGTAAATCATATGCTGGAAGCATTAAAAAAAGTTCCCCGGGTGGAAATGGGGTTTTCGGATCTTGTGATTGGTGCAGAATGCGGAGGCAGTGATTATACCAGCGGCCTTGCAGGAAATGTGGTAGTCGGCAGATTTTATGATAAGCTGGTGGATTTAGGCGGCACAGCAGTTTTTGAAGAAATTGTGGAAGCCATTGGCCTAGTGGATCTTTTAACCTCCCGGGCAGCCGATGAAAACGCCGGAAACGAGATCCGGTATACCTATGAAAAAGCGCTCGATTATTGCAGATCCGTGAGACAGTATTCCGTAAGCCCCGGCAATTTTGCGGGAGGACTTTCCACCATTGAAGAAAAGAGTATGGGCGCCGTTATTAAAAGCGGTAGCCGCCCCATACAGGGCGTCGTGAAAGTGTCAGGGACGGTGCCGGGACCGGGCCTATGGCTTCTTGATTCCACACCGGATCCCTATTGGATGCAGTTTGGAATCACCAATCCCAATGACAATGAGGGCTTGATGGATCTGATCAGCTGCGGAGCCCACCTGGTATTTTTGGTGACGGGGCGGGGAAATGTGGTTGGAAGTGCGGTAAGCCCGTGTATTAAAATTACCGGAAATCATGAGACCTACCACCGTATGGAAGAGGACATGGATTTTGATGCAAGCCCTGTATTAATGGGAGAATGCAGCCAGGATGAACTGGCATTAAAGCTGGCTTACCTGGTAAAAGAAACAGCCGCAGGTCAAATGACGAAAAGTGAAGCTCTGGGCCACAGGGAATACTTTGTTCCTTATAAATATCAGGAAAAGCAGGTGACTTTCAAGAGGAACTGTGAAGAATAG
- the uxaC gene encoding glucuronate isomerase, with translation MNTCFNEELYLTNETGRMLYHKYAESMPIIDYHCHLQPREIYENKQFEDLGEMWLSGDHYKWRAMRTFGIEERYITGKETTYYEKYLEFARILPQLIGNPVYIWCALELKRFFDINEPLCETNAKRIYDQTKVMIRDKNITPRWCMEHSNVELASTTEDPVDDLRYHIALKKESSFGVRVITAFRPDKAMFAAGKGFPAYMKALSDASGLTVTSFGDMLEALEIRLRFFKEITGTTVSDDGIPDFTWVDASKEEIEEIFTKAIHGESLTKLEDDKYRSAFLFEMGKMYCRNGYVMQLHIGTYLNANRKYVELVGQSTGFDCADDSTKIQSVGELLNRLNEIDLLPKTILYCLDGTNVENYAILAAGFCEKATRAKVQLGAPWWFHDQSYGIERQFKSVANLYPVSLSVGMLTDSRSFLSYPRHELYRRVLCNYFGELAERGEYFGGEEELKTIIQNICYYNVKEYFGF, from the coding sequence ATGAATACATGTTTTAATGAGGAGCTTTACCTCACCAATGAGACAGGGCGCATGTTATACCATAAATATGCGGAATCAATGCCCATCATTGATTACCACTGTCACCTGCAGCCCAGGGAAATCTACGAAAACAAACAATTTGAGGATCTGGGTGAGATGTGGTTGTCCGGTGACCATTATAAATGGCGGGCCATGAGGACGTTTGGCATCGAAGAACGGTACATTACCGGAAAAGAAACGACCTATTATGAAAAGTATTTAGAATTTGCCAGAATACTTCCCCAGTTGATCGGAAATCCTGTTTACATCTGGTGTGCGCTGGAATTAAAGCGTTTTTTTGATATTAATGAACCTCTTTGTGAGACCAATGCCAAAAGGATTTATGACCAGACAAAAGTCATGATCAGGGACAAGAACATCACACCCCGCTGGTGTATGGAGCACTCCAATGTAGAACTGGCAAGCACCACAGAAGATCCGGTGGATGATCTTCGCTATCATATTGCTTTGAAAAAGGAGTCTTCCTTTGGAGTCCGGGTCATCACCGCATTCCGTCCTGATAAGGCCATGTTTGCTGCCGGGAAAGGGTTTCCTGCTTATATGAAGGCACTGAGCGATGCCTCAGGCTTGACGGTAACAAGCTTTGGAGATATGCTGGAAGCATTGGAGATCCGGCTTAGATTTTTTAAAGAGATTACAGGAACCACGGTATCTGATGACGGCATTCCGGATTTTACATGGGTTGATGCCTCCAAAGAAGAGATTGAAGAAATTTTTACAAAGGCCATCCATGGAGAGTCCTTAACAAAGCTTGAAGATGACAAATACCGCAGCGCATTTCTGTTTGAAATGGGGAAGATGTACTGCCGCAACGGATATGTGATGCAGCTCCATATCGGAACCTATTTAAATGCAAACAGAAAGTATGTAGAACTGGTGGGTCAGAGCACCGGGTTTGATTGTGCAGACGATTCTACAAAAATACAGAGCGTCGGGGAACTTTTAAACCGTCTGAATGAGATTGATCTGCTTCCTAAGACGATTTTATACTGTTTGGATGGAACAAATGTGGAAAATTATGCTATACTTGCAGCAGGGTTTTGCGAAAAAGCTACTCGTGCAAAGGTACAGCTTGGCGCTCCATGGTGGTTCCATGACCAGAGCTATGGCATTGAACGCCAGTTTAAGTCAGTGGCCAATTTATATCCGGTCAGCCTGTCTGTGGGAATGCTGACAGACAGCAGAAGCTTTTTATCCTATCCGCGTCATGAACTCTACCGCCGTGTGCTGTGCAATTATTTCGGTGAACTGGCAGAGCGGGGTGAGTATTTTGGTGGGGAGGAAGAGCTAAAAACGATCATTCAGAATATCTGCTATTATAATGTAAAAGAGTATTTTGGATTTTAA